One genomic segment of Nonomuraea coxensis DSM 45129 includes these proteins:
- a CDS encoding PIG-L deacetylase family protein: MLPQAEINRVLYVTAHPDDVDFGAAGSAALFVDQGVEVTYLLVTDGDAGGNERTLDNTGMAELRRSEQRAAAKAVGVTDVRFLGHPDGQVVPSLELRRSVARVIRQVRPDLVVTHHPDRNYRFVAPSHPDHRAVGGATLDAVYPDARNPYAFPELLLEEGLEAWTVREVWLTGGPAPDHYVDVTDVIDRKLAALQSHVSQVAHVEGFAEVVKSRFAAWAEQAGFGPGRYAEAFQVVPTA; this comes from the coding sequence ATGCTGCCGCAGGCCGAGATCAACCGGGTGCTGTACGTCACCGCGCATCCCGACGACGTCGACTTCGGCGCGGCCGGGAGCGCGGCGCTCTTCGTCGACCAAGGCGTCGAGGTCACGTACCTGCTGGTCACCGACGGCGACGCGGGCGGCAACGAGCGCACGCTGGACAACACCGGGATGGCCGAGCTGCGGCGGAGCGAGCAGCGCGCCGCGGCCAAGGCCGTGGGCGTCACCGACGTCCGCTTCCTCGGCCACCCCGACGGTCAGGTGGTGCCGTCCCTGGAGCTGCGGCGCTCCGTCGCCCGCGTGATCCGCCAGGTGCGTCCCGACCTGGTGGTGACCCACCACCCCGACCGCAACTACCGTTTCGTCGCCCCGAGCCATCCCGACCACCGCGCCGTCGGCGGCGCCACCCTCGACGCCGTCTACCCCGACGCGCGCAACCCGTACGCCTTCCCCGAGCTGCTGCTGGAGGAGGGCCTGGAGGCGTGGACGGTCCGCGAGGTCTGGCTGACCGGCGGGCCCGCGCCCGACCACTACGTGGACGTCACCGACGTCATCGACCGCAAGCTCGCGGCCCTGCAGTCGCACGTCAGCCAGGTGGCGCACGTGGAGGGGTTCGCCGAGGTCGTCAAGAGCCGCTTCGCCGCCTGGGCCGAGCAGGCCGGCTTCGGCCCGGGCCGCTACGCGGAGGCGTTCCAGGTCGTCCCCACGGCCTGA
- a CDS encoding PIN domain nuclease has translation MVYLIDKSALARMTHPAVARALEPLMLDRTLAICEVTQMEVLFSARDPRSYELEAEHLREGFRLLSVSTSEVAARALDVQAMLARKSQHRGPGVADLLIAACAEVHGATVLHYDRDFDLIAEVTGQPALWVAPPGSIP, from the coding sequence GTGGTCTATCTGATCGACAAGAGCGCGCTGGCGCGCATGACGCACCCTGCGGTGGCCCGCGCGCTCGAACCACTCATGCTCGACAGGACACTGGCGATCTGCGAAGTCACACAGATGGAAGTGCTCTTCAGCGCGCGCGACCCGCGAAGCTACGAGCTGGAGGCCGAACATCTGCGTGAGGGTTTCCGGCTCCTGTCGGTCTCGACGAGCGAAGTGGCGGCACGCGCTCTGGACGTCCAGGCGATGCTGGCACGCAAGTCGCAGCACCGCGGCCCCGGGGTTGCTGATCTGCTGATCGCCGCCTGCGCCGAGGTGCACGGGGCGACCGTGCTGCACTACGACCGTGACTTCGACCTCATCGCCGAGGTGACCGGGCAGCCCGCGCTCTGGGTGGCGCCGCCCGGGTCCATCCCCTGA
- a CDS encoding type II toxin-antitoxin system VapB family antitoxin: MRTVIDIDKELLEAAQHELGTSTMKETVNAALQEIAGRAKRREAFEYWCSRDNTDLLDPEFMKQAW; this comes from the coding sequence ATGCGCACGGTCATCGACATCGACAAGGAGCTCCTCGAAGCGGCCCAGCACGAGCTGGGCACTTCGACGATGAAGGAAACGGTCAACGCTGCCCTGCAGGAGATCGCCGGTCGGGCAAAGCGTCGCGAGGCCTTCGAGTACTGGTGTTCCCGGGACAATACGGATCTTCTGGACCCGGAGTTCATGAAGCAGGCGTGGTAG
- a CDS encoding CPBP family intramembrane glutamic endopeptidase, protein MILRSVAVLAAANVMNNKVAPRLGPLTSAVATAALVAMARRSGATWEEMGFEHGRRGAVAGGVLAGAVAAVYTAGVALPRTRPLFHDERALSLSRARVLEEALVQVPFGTVLLEEVGFRGALYAMLRRRHGTGAATALSSALFGLWHILPAVDMARANPALGALTAGESPARLDTARVVAGSVVSTAAAGVLFCELRRRHGILTPVMLHLATNSLGYLFARIAAKKDHKE, encoded by the coding sequence GTGATCCTCCGCAGCGTCGCCGTGCTCGCCGCGGCCAACGTCATGAACAACAAGGTCGCCCCCCGCCTGGGCCCGCTGACCTCCGCCGTCGCCACCGCCGCCCTGGTGGCGATGGCCCGCAGGTCGGGCGCCACGTGGGAGGAGATGGGATTCGAGCACGGCCGGCGCGGCGCGGTCGCGGGCGGCGTCCTCGCGGGAGCGGTGGCCGCCGTCTACACGGCCGGCGTCGCGCTCCCCCGCACCAGGCCGCTCTTCCACGACGAGCGGGCCCTGTCGTTGTCGCGCGCCCGCGTGCTGGAGGAGGCCCTGGTCCAGGTGCCGTTCGGCACGGTCCTGCTGGAGGAGGTCGGCTTCCGAGGCGCGCTGTACGCCATGCTGCGCCGCCGGCACGGCACTGGGGCGGCCACGGCGCTGTCCTCGGCGCTGTTCGGCCTGTGGCACATCCTGCCGGCCGTCGACATGGCCCGCGCCAACCCGGCGCTCGGCGCCCTGACCGCCGGCGAGTCGCCCGCGCGGCTCGACACCGCGCGGGTGGTGGCGGGGAGCGTGGTGTCGACGGCGGCGGCGGGCGTGCTGTTCTGCGAACTACGGCGCCGCCACGGGATTCTGACTCCCGTCATGCTGCACCTGGCAACGAACTCGCTCGGATATTTGTTTGCGCGGATCGCGGCGAAAAAAGACCACAAAGAGTGA
- a CDS encoding WhiB family transcriptional regulator, with product MPLEEIGWLRRGACRSSDPDLFFPLAPSPLQEARAKAVCAGCQVLEECRAYALRAGESDGIWGGLTPQERRRSRFPAGWRDSAAS from the coding sequence ATGCCACTGGAGGAGATCGGCTGGCTGCGCCGGGGGGCGTGCAGGTCCAGCGACCCTGACCTCTTCTTCCCTCTCGCCCCCTCACCGCTGCAGGAGGCGCGGGCCAAAGCGGTCTGCGCGGGCTGCCAGGTGCTGGAGGAGTGCCGCGCGTACGCGTTACGAGCGGGCGAGTCGGACGGCATCTGGGGCGGCCTGACGCCACAGGAGCGCCGCCGCTCCCGCTTCCCGGCCGGCTGGCGCGACTCCGCCGCCTCCTGA
- a CDS encoding neutral zinc metallopeptidase — protein MTRATLRRLLALLVLAGSVLSCGLARPPSMNPPGDAQQDDTFEDDVVSARTLTEEFWKQQFARLGRTYRPITEFIPYSGADGPGCGGRPAVPNNAFYCPAGHFIAFDRDWMEALWSDMGDGSVYVIIPHEFGHAVQAQLRSAFQLNVQAELQADCYAGGTLSALVGSGALRTEPGDEDELLLSLEAAGDPTDDWLDPAAHGTAEQRQASFAEGYRSGVGAC, from the coding sequence GTGACCCGCGCGACCCTCCGCCGCCTGCTCGCCCTTCTCGTCCTGGCGGGCTCCGTGCTGTCCTGCGGCCTGGCCCGGCCGCCGTCGATGAACCCGCCCGGCGACGCGCAGCAGGACGACACGTTCGAGGACGACGTCGTCTCGGCGCGCACGCTGACCGAGGAGTTCTGGAAGCAGCAGTTCGCCCGGCTCGGCCGTACCTACCGGCCGATCACCGAGTTCATCCCCTACTCCGGCGCCGACGGGCCGGGCTGCGGCGGCCGGCCGGCCGTGCCCAACAACGCCTTCTACTGTCCGGCCGGCCACTTCATCGCCTTCGACCGGGACTGGATGGAGGCGCTGTGGAGCGACATGGGCGACGGCTCGGTGTACGTGATCATCCCGCACGAGTTCGGCCACGCGGTCCAGGCCCAGCTCCGCTCGGCGTTCCAGCTCAACGTCCAGGCCGAGCTGCAGGCCGACTGCTACGCGGGCGGCACCCTGTCGGCCCTGGTCGGCTCGGGCGCGCTGCGCACGGAGCCCGGGGACGAGGACGAGTTGCTGCTGAGCCTGGAGGCGGCCGGCGACCCCACGGACGACTGGCTCGACCCGGCCGCGCACGGCACCGCCGAGCAGCGGCAGGCGTCCTTCGCGGAGGGCTACAGGAGCGGGGTGGGCGCCTGCTGA